The genomic segment CTTCGTCTTTCCGGGCCTAGTTTAGGATAATGAAACATAGAGAGAGCGTTTTCGATTCGGATTCCAACTCAGATTTTGACCATTCCGAGGATCcagcagtgaggcagagagaggtaAGAGGGAGACGTGTTCGCCCCGAGTCACGGTGGGCCTCAGGGTTTGTAGTTTTCGGTGTGCGCTCCCTGGGCTCTACCTCTCCATTACCAAGGCCGCACAGCCTCCCCCTGAGCCCTGGGCCTATTAAGGAATGCGCGGCCGAAGATAGGTGGGCGGAGGTCGTGCAGATCCGCCCGTTTGCTTCATCGAGAAAACTAGGGCGAGGTTGATCGTGCGGAGCGCACCATGGTGAACCGGGAAGGTGAATCAATCGGTGGTAGGTTGTTGTTGGATTTTAAGAGTGTAGGAGAGAGGCTGAGTAATTCCACATTACACAACGTCAGGTGAGGTCCATGATCTTCACACCGTACCGTTACGCCGTGGTGTCCGAGAGGTCGGGGTCAGGGGTTTTGTGATCAGCAATGGGTCAGAATCAGCTAACCTACCGGTCGATATTGGTGTAGAATTTACAGACTGTTTGCTGGTGTTCCTGTTCCACACTCACCTCCTCATcacctcacccccatcacttcatccttctgttcctttccaCCTCGTGTTTCTTCCCAGCTTCACCCTTGAATATGTCCCCGTGGGAGCGGGTTCCACGTCCCCGCCACTCCCCGGGTGAAAGAGGTCCTCCACAAATCCCTTGTTGGATTGAGCGACCATCTCATGTTGGTGGCCTGATGGTTCAGGGCTCTCCTCACAAGAGAAACCAGGCTCTATGGTttcgggcagcgcggtagcacagaggttagcactgtggcttcacagctccagggtcccaggttcagtcccccgctgggtcactgtctgtgcggagtctgcacggtctcccccgtgtccgcgtgggtttcctgccggtgctccagtttcctcccacagtccaaagacgtgcagattaggtggattggccgtgctaaattgccctgagtgtccaaaaacgttaggaggggttacggggatagtgagggcttgtgggtcggtgcagcctcgatgggccgaatggcctccttctgcattgtatgttctatgtccaccgTAATGAACCCCTTCATTATCGAATCCCCAgactgcagaagaaggccattcagcccattgagtctgcaccggccctccgaaagagctccccacctacatccgatCCCgtgccataaccccacctaacctgcacatctttggactgtgggaggaaaccggagcacccggaggaaacccacgcagacacggggagaacgtgcaaaccacacggtcacctgaggccggaattgaaccggggtccctggcaccgtgaggcactgtgccaccgtgccatattGTTAAGGGTCTCGAGGAGGTCACCCCTTCGCCTTTCCTGACTGTTGAAGAAATCTCAGTTCTGGTATCACCATGGCGGATATTgttttttgcaccttctccatgtCTCAATGTTTTCTTTTTGAAATAACTCCGGCCCCTCTGGTGTCTCTTTCAGAAAATTGGTGAGCTGCTGATTGATTTCTTGGGGCGGGATCTTCAACCTTCGTGCCAGTTGGTGAGCCTGGAGGCTGTCCGCATCCTCTCCAGGGACAAGCACGCCCTGGCCCCCTTTGCCAGCCGTGAGTCCATGTGCGTGCTGGCGCGGCTGGCTGGCATTGAGTACGCGGAGGGGCGCGGGCCCAGGGGCGTCTGCGACTGCGAGGTTGTCTCTGAGGCGTTGAAGTGCCTCTGCAACACCGTCTACAACAGCGAGGCCGCCCAGGTGATGGCCGGGGAGATGCGCCTGATCCACGGGCTGGTGGAGCGGCTGAAGGTGAACACCGGAGGGATGGCCAGCGGGCGCGACACCAGGTTCTACGAGCTGCGCCTGATGTTCCTGCTGACGGCGCTGCTCGTGGACGTCCGGCGGCAGCTCGCCCGCGACCTTCACGGCGTGACCCTGCTGACAGACACCCTGGAGGCCGCGCTCGACCTGCGGTGGCTGGACGTGTACGAGGTCTCGACGGGGCGCGACAGATCCCCGCTACGGCGAGACGAGACCGACCGCGTAATGGAGGTGCTGAAAATCCTCTTCAACATTACCTTCGACACCAGCAGGCAACAAGTGGACGAGGCAAGCACTTTCTTACTGCGCGAGGGTGTGGGGTCAAAGGTCACTCAGCAGGAAAGGTCAACGGTCACTCAGCAAGAAGGGAGGGGGCGATGCTCGCCAACGTAACACCCATGATTAACTacatttctttttaataaatttagagtacccaattattatttttccaattaaggggcaatttagcgtggccaatccacctaacctgcacatctttgggttgtgggggcgagacccacgcagacacggggagaatgtgcaaactccgcacggacagtgacccggggccgggatcgaacctgggacctcggcgccgtgaggcagcagagttgaACAAAATTACTTGCATTTCTCTAGCGCCTGTGGCAGCCTCGagccatcccaaagtgctttgcagctaaTGCAACACTTCTGAAACGTAGTCACTGTGGTACTGTGGGAAGTGTGGCAgccatttgtgcacagcaagatcccagaggcAGCAGTGGGTTAAATGGTTGGGCAAACCTCCTGGGTGATGTTAGTTTCTTTCACGGGGTGTGGGGGGCGGTGGGCATCTGTTGCCCGTCCCCGAATTGCCCCTTGAACCGAGTGTCGCGCTCGGCCATTCCGGAGGGCGGTTAAGAGTCGACCGCATGGCtgtttgggtctggagtcacgtgtaggccagaccgggtaaaggcggcagatttccctccctgaagggacattaatgaaccagatgggttttacgacaacCGCTGACACtttgatggtcaccattactgagactggcttttacattccagatttattgatgaaattcgaattccaccagctgccgtggtgggtttgaacctgtgccccccccccccccccctcccacagagtcctgacgaccccccccccacctccgaatTCATCCGGCCACCATCTCCCCGCTGTTGGCAAggtgaatattggccagggcaccagaaTGAACTCCCCTGCTGTTgtcgaggggtgggggtgggggtggggggggggggtgtaacgtGACGTCCTGCGCAAGGGCTTCCACCGCCATCTCATCCTGAGCGCCCGCCGCACTCACGCACTCGGGAGCGCTGGCTATTCACCGTCCCGCCCGGCCTTCGAACCTGCCCGTTTTTCTCCCAACAGGAGGATGCGGCTCTCTACCGCCACCTGGCAGCCATTCTGCGCCACTGTTTGCTGACTGACAGCGACGGCAGGGAGAGGACTCAGGAATTCCACGGGTAAGAAACGGCTGATCCGACGGGCACAGCTGGCATTTTCCCGAGCTCACGCCTCTCCCGTTTGTGCAGAAGCCTCCACTTGCTTTGCTTGTGTTTTGTGTAGCACCTCAGGAAGTGCTTGACGCccaatgaaatgctttgggaGGTGCAGTCAGTGTTGCAATGCAGCAAATAatttctattattgtcacaagtaattaACAcggcaacgaagttactgtgaaaagcccctagtcgccacattccggcgcctgttcgggtacacagagggagaattcagaatgtccaattcacccaataagcacgtctttcggggcttgtgggaggaaaccggagcacccggaggaaacccacgcagaagcggggagaacgtgcagactccgcgcagacggtgacccaagccgggaatcgaacccgggaccctggcgctgtgaagcagcagtgctaaccgccgtgctATTGTGCTGCTGCGGCAGCCGgtttgagcacagcaagatcccagaagcaGAAATGTGATGGGGTCATCTGTGGGATATTGCTCAGTTTTATTCAGGATTAAATATTGGCTCAGGGAACTCGCCTGATGTCCTTCAAATGGCGACGTCCACTGGGGAGGGTCACTGGGAACCTTGGTTTATTGTTGCTGCGAGCGGGAGGTTGCGATCTGGTTGTATAATTGCGCCTCGCCAATTTGCACctcttccacccacccccacgcccCTCCTCAGCCACACAGTCAACCTCCTGGTCAATCTGCCCCTGATGTGCTTGGACGTCCTCCTGACTCCGAAGGTGGATCCGGGATCCGTGGAGTACATGGGGATGAACATGGACACTGTGGAGATTCTGCTGGACTTCATGGACAACAGATTGGACAGGGTAAGGggtctttttattctttcacgagACACGGGCATCAATGACCCTGTGGACCCCCTCCCCAAGGCCTCCTGTTCCCGCTCTGTAACATGTTCCCTGATGTCTCCCCCCCCTGCAGGGCTTGAAGCTGAGGGAATCTCTGACTCCTGTCCTTAACCTGCTGACAGAGAGCTCCCGTTACCATCGAGAGACTCGCAAGTTCCTGCGTGCGAGGGTAAGCGAGCGGCGGTGCTGACCCTTGACCACAAACAGCACCCTGCCTCTACGCACCAGCTTTACCAGAGCAGAGAACAGCCCAGGGTGCTGGATAAGGACGGGTTAACACTGAGATCAATAATTGGCCATTCAGGCAACTGGTTGACTGTTTGGATCAAAGGGGCAGGTTTTAAGAAGGGACTAAAGGAGGGAGGGAAGCGGAGAGGTTTCAGGAGAGAATTGCGGACCTTGGGATCCAGGCGAGTGAGGCACAGGCAAGGGAGGAGTGATTAAAGATTGGAGTTAACTAAGAGGGCAGAATTGGAGAAGcgaggtggagggggcggggctggaggggttgcagagatagggagaatcagagaatgatacagcacagatgaggcccttcggtccatcgaatctgcaccaatgcatgaaaaacacctgacctgcccacctaatcccatctGCCAGCACATGGCCCACGGCCTTGAATGGTATGAGGTGCCAAGTGCACATTCAGGTGCtccttaaaggatgtgaggcaacccgcctctaccaccctcctagGCAGCGCATtctagaccatcaccaccctctgggtaaaaatgcttTGCCTTAAATCCCCATAAaccccctgtccctcaccttgaacttgtgtcgcctggtaactgacccttcaactaaggggaacagctgctccctctgtccctcataTTCCTGTACaactcgatcaggtcgcccctcagtctctgctccagcgaaaacaacccaacctctctttataacgtAAATGTTCCagcccagggaacatcctggtgaatctcctctgctccccctccagtgcaatcacatccttcctataatgtggcgaccagaattacacacagtactccagctgtggcctcaccaaagttctccacaactccaacatgacctccctgcttttgtagtcTATGCCCTGATTGATGACAGCGagggtcccatatgcctttttcacccactctattaacctgcccttccgccatcagagatctatggacaaacacaccaaggcccCTTTGTTCCCCGGAacatcccagtgtcaggccattcattgaatacttccctgTCTCACATTACTCCTTTCAAAGTGTATcatctcacacttgtcagggttaaattccatcagctacatttctgcccatttgaccattccATCTGTATCTTTCTGTAACACAACATACTCAACTTTACTGTTC from the Scyliorhinus canicula chromosome 23, sScyCan1.1, whole genome shotgun sequence genome contains:
- the LOC119956273 gene encoding synembryn-A-like isoform X1, with translation MKMELDVLTDVLQTGDQEVIQKALLEFNKEYAQCFFFNEEERQRRKREQLEEFRIMKHRESVFDSDSNSDFDHSEDPAVRQREKIGELLIDFLGRDLQPSCQLVSLEAVRILSRDKHALAPFASRESMCVLARLAGIEYAEGRGPRGVCDCEVVSEALKCLCNTVYNSEAAQVMAGEMRLIHGLVERLKVNTGGMASGRDTRFYELRLMFLLTALLVDVRRQLARDLHGVTLLTDTLEAALDLRWLDVYEVSTGRDRSPLRRDETDRVMEVLKILFNITFDTSRQQVDEEDAALYRHLAAILRHCLLTDSDGRERTQEFHGHTVNLLVNLPLMCLDVLLTPKVDPGSVEYMGMNMDTVEILLDFMDNRLDRGLKLRESLTPVLNLLTESSRYHRETRKFLRARVLPPLRDVKNRPEVGETLRNKLVRLMTHVNTDVKHCAAEFLFVLCKENVSRFVKYTGYGNAAGLLAARGLLGGGRGDGKYSEEEDTDTEEYKEAKPNINPVTGRVEEKLPNPMDGMTDEQKEYEAMKLVSMFDKLSREQIIQPMGVGCDGKLTPLDETMQQMADQISLHSDSDMELD
- the LOC119956273 gene encoding synembryn-A-like isoform X3; protein product: MPSASFSTKRRDRGESVNNWKRIMKHRESVFDSDSNSDFDHSEDPAVRQREKIGELLIDFLGRDLQPSCQLVSLEAVRILSRDKHALAPFASRESMCVLARLAGIEYAEGRGPRGVCDCEVVSEALKCLCNTVYNSEAAQVMAGEMRLIHGLVERLKVNTGGMASGRDTRFYELRLMFLLTALLVDVRRQLARDLHGVTLLTDTLEAALDLRWLDVYEVSTGRDRSPLRRDETDRVMEVLKILFNITFDTSRQQVDEEDAALYRHLAAILRHCLLTDSDGRERTQEFHGHTVNLLVNLPLMCLDVLLTPKVDPGSVEYMGMNMDTVEILLDFMDNRLDRGLKLRESLTPVLNLLTESSRYHRETRKFLRARVLPPLRDVKNRPEVGETLRNKLVRLMTHVNTDVKHCAAEFLFVLCKENVSRFVKYTGYGNAAGLLAARGLLGGGRGDGKYSEEEDTDTEEYKEAKPNINPVTGRVEEKLPNPMDGMTDEQKEYEAMKLVSMFDKLSREQIIQPMGVGCDGKLTPLDETMQQMADQISLHSDSDMELD
- the LOC119956273 gene encoding synembryn-A-like isoform X2, whose product is MKMELDVLTDVLQTGDQEVIQKALLEFNKEYAQCFFFNEEERQRRKREQLEEKIGELLIDFLGRDLQPSCQLVSLEAVRILSRDKHALAPFASRESMCVLARLAGIEYAEGRGPRGVCDCEVVSEALKCLCNTVYNSEAAQVMAGEMRLIHGLVERLKVNTGGMASGRDTRFYELRLMFLLTALLVDVRRQLARDLHGVTLLTDTLEAALDLRWLDVYEVSTGRDRSPLRRDETDRVMEVLKILFNITFDTSRQQVDEEDAALYRHLAAILRHCLLTDSDGRERTQEFHGHTVNLLVNLPLMCLDVLLTPKVDPGSVEYMGMNMDTVEILLDFMDNRLDRGLKLRESLTPVLNLLTESSRYHRETRKFLRARVLPPLRDVKNRPEVGETLRNKLVRLMTHVNTDVKHCAAEFLFVLCKENVSRFVKYTGYGNAAGLLAARGLLGGGRGDGKYSEEEDTDTEEYKEAKPNINPVTGRVEEKLPNPMDGMTDEQKEYEAMKLVSMFDKLSREQIIQPMGVGCDGKLTPLDETMQQMADQISLHSDSDMELD
- the LOC119956273 gene encoding synembryn-A-like isoform X4 → MKMELDVLTDVLQTGDQEVIQKALLEFNKEYAQCFFFNEEERQRRKKIGELLIDFLGRDLQPSCQLVSLEAVRILSRDKHALAPFASRESMCVLARLAGIEYAEGRGPRGVCDCEVVSEALKCLCNTVYNSEAAQVMAGEMRLIHGLVERLKVNTGGMASGRDTRFYELRLMFLLTALLVDVRRQLARDLHGVTLLTDTLEAALDLRWLDVYEVSTGRDRSPLRRDETDRVMEVLKILFNITFDTSRQQVDEEDAALYRHLAAILRHCLLTDSDGRERTQEFHGHTVNLLVNLPLMCLDVLLTPKVDPGSVEYMGMNMDTVEILLDFMDNRLDRGLKLRESLTPVLNLLTESSRYHRETRKFLRARVLPPLRDVKNRPEVGETLRNKLVRLMTHVNTDVKHCAAEFLFVLCKENVSRFVKYTGYGNAAGLLAARGLLGGGRGDGKYSEEEDTDTEEYKEAKPNINPVTGRVEEKLPNPMDGMTDEQKEYEAMKLVSMFDKLSREQIIQPMGVGCDGKLTPLDETMQQMADQISLHSDSDMELD